The DNA window GCTGCAGTTGCTGTCTCATGGCGGAATTCAGCCGATTGACAACGTCGCGGTGACTGTCCGCGACGTTTCGCTGTTCTTTGGGATCATCCGCCAGGTGGTACAGTTCCAGCGGTTCGAAGGGAGAATTCTGCAGCAGTTTCCAGGGACGTTCGATCACCGCGTCGATCGTCTTGCCGCCGTATCGCAGTCCGCCTTCGCGGCGAGTAAAGAACCACTGGCTTCTTAGTGGGGGCTGGTCCTGAGCTGTCAGCGTCGGCAGAAAACTGCGGCCTTCGATTTCGTGGCTGATGGAAATATTCGCGGCGTCGAACAGCGTCGGCAGAATGTCCATCGACATCGCTGCGAAGGCGGTTTCGGAGCCGGGCTTGATCGTTTCCGGCCAGACGACGGCCGTCGGCACTTTCAATCCGCCTTCGTACATGGATTGTTTGCCGTCGCAGGGGTCCGTTGTTCGCTCCGACGCCTAGCTGGCCTCCGTTGTCCGAAGTGAACACGATGATCGTGTTCTGCGAATGACCGTTGTCGTGCAGAGCCTTCAGTACCTGACCGATGCCGTCGTCCATGTGTTCGATCAGTGCGACCAGCTTCGCTCGCTGCGGATCAATGCCTGACTCGCGATCCAGAACCCGCTGTTCCCAGTCCTTCGGCGGCTGAATCGGCGTGTGAGGAGCGTTGTAGGCCAGATACAACAGAAACGGCTGTTCAGTGCCCTTTCGGTCGGCCAGGTATTCGACGGCCCAATTGGTAAACAGGTCGGTGGCGTGTCCTTCCGGATCGACTTCCGTTTCGTTGTGAAACATGTAGTTGATGGCGTGACGGCGATGGTTGTAGTAGTCATCCATCATGTCGCCGCGAAATCCGCGGAACAGGTCGAAGCCGCGTTCCGTGGGAGTGTTCGGCGATTCCAGCCCCAGATGCCACTTGCCGACAATCGCGGTGTGGTATCCAGCCGACTGAGCGATCTTCGGCAGCAGCACCGCGGCCGGGTCCAGGTATCCCCAGTTGTCCTCAGCATGAGTCCGGATGACTCCGGGCACGCCGACAAATTCCTGGTAACGACCGGTCAGCAGCGCCGCGCGAGTCGGCGAACACACCGGACAGTTCGCGTAGAAGTTGCTGAACTTCATGCCCTGCGAAAACAAGCGGTCAAGGTGCGGCGTCTTCATGTCCCGTGAACCGCAACACGCCAGATCGGCGTAACCCAGATCGTCCGCCAGGATCACCAGCATGTTGGGACTCGCCTGAGCAGCCCGGGCCTCTGCGGCGCATGTGAGCAGCGACAGCAACAGGCTCGACAACACAAGCCCCGGCA is part of the Planctomycetaceae bacterium genome and encodes:
- a CDS encoding sulfatase-like hydrolase/transferase — encoded protein: MTESIAHRTGGQCADTPGLKRISAATAVSGSTQQRNLMMRLNSLPGLVLSSLLLSLLTCAAEARAAQASPNMLVILADDLGYADLACCGSRDMKTPHLDRLFSQGMKFSNFYANCPVCSPTRAALLTGRYQEFVGVPGVIRTHAEDNWGYLDPAAVLLPKIAQSAGYHTAIVGKWHLGLESPNTPTERGFDLFRGFRGDMMDDYYNHRRHAINYMFHNETEVDPEGHATDLFTNWAVEYLADRKGTEQPFLLYLAYNAPHTPIQPPKDWEQRVLDRESGIDPQRAKLVALIEHMDDGIGQVLKALHDNGHSQNTIIVFTSDNGGQLGVGANNGPLRRQTIHVRRRIESADGRRLAGNDQARLRNRLRSDVDGHSADAVRRREYFHQPRNRRPQFSADADSSGPAPTKKPVVLYSPRRRTAIRRQDDRRGDRTSLETAAEFSLRTAGTVPPGG